A genomic region of Halanaerobiaceae bacterium ANBcell28 contains the following coding sequences:
- a CDS encoding diguanylate cyclase has protein sequence MKILKNNRFIIYIISVFIFIFFTIAFTYNIFNGSRNTIKIEEFTIRKIDYVNFNEEEIIHDYNFYELKTYISYENFTNLTESDNYQIVINRLAAKWYAIYFNGQLLGTYGDQNNYSNIWNTVELYNLHSKLIEDKNEIKILINNFSEPGISYPILITESREGHLIESWDRQILENINVLSIGFNVFSFIILIALYKKSKKSKKEYLYLAIACFALSLGLLQSLNFPFLLFSGLIFRKISVASMYLAVFAFSMSIFEEYKSSRVNKILAYFSLLSFLIIMFSPAKYFAILDESLAIIIAINILSCLYTSAKNIKKSDKARLFFFSILFSTIPVFFDLILLFNNTLVNFHYSLIGIFIFSFSIIFYLVSDYTALLEEVYEHKKIAKVMYNKSIRDSMTGIYNHGYITSTLSNTKDNYSLIIMDVDNFKDINDKYGHQAGDDVIKHVAQTINKRTRKSDIVGRYGGDEFIIIIFNAEQKDIEKIANKIKRQIEKPFKSIHGKINITVSMGIYNKEKSDEGSDSLLNADKALYYVKNNGKGNIKIYDSDSKSFK, from the coding sequence ATGAAAATTTTAAAAAATAACAGATTTATTATTTATATAATATCAGTATTCATATTTATTTTCTTTACTATAGCTTTTACTTATAACATCTTTAACGGCTCAAGAAATACTATAAAAATAGAAGAATTTACTATTAGAAAAATTGACTATGTTAATTTTAATGAAGAAGAAATCATTCATGATTATAATTTTTATGAATTAAAAACATATATAAGTTATGAAAATTTTACAAATCTCACAGAATCAGATAATTATCAGATAGTTATTAACCGACTAGCAGCCAAATGGTATGCTATTTATTTTAACGGCCAGTTATTGGGAACTTATGGGGATCAAAATAATTATAGTAATATTTGGAATACAGTAGAGTTATATAATTTACATTCAAAACTAATTGAAGATAAAAATGAAATAAAAATATTAATTAATAATTTTAGTGAACCTGGTATCTCTTACCCTATTTTAATTACAGAATCCCGTGAAGGCCATCTAATTGAAAGTTGGGATAGACAAATTCTTGAAAATATAAATGTACTTTCTATTGGATTTAATGTATTTTCTTTTATTATATTAATAGCACTTTACAAAAAAAGCAAGAAAAGCAAAAAAGAATACTTATATCTCGCAATAGCTTGTTTTGCTCTATCACTAGGATTATTACAGTCACTAAACTTTCCGTTTTTACTTTTTTCAGGTCTTATCTTTAGAAAGATATCAGTAGCTTCTATGTATCTAGCAGTTTTTGCATTTTCTATGAGTATATTTGAGGAATACAAAAGTAGTAGAGTTAATAAAATTCTTGCATACTTTTCATTATTAAGTTTTTTGATTATCATGTTTTCACCTGCTAAATATTTTGCTATTTTAGATGAAAGTTTAGCAATAATAATTGCTATAAATATTCTTTCATGCTTATATACTAGCGCTAAAAATATCAAAAAATCGGACAAAGCAAGGTTATTCTTTTTTAGCATTTTATTTTCCACAATACCTGTTTTTTTTGATTTAATATTATTATTTAATAATACTTTAGTTAATTTCCATTATTCTTTAATAGGTATATTTATTTTTTCATTTTCAATTATCTTTTATTTAGTTTCTGATTATACTGCATTATTAGAAGAAGTTTATGAGCATAAAAAGATTGCTAAAGTAATGTATAATAAATCCATAAGGGATAGTATGACGGGAATTTATAATCATGGTTATATTACTTCTACATTATCAAATACTAAAGATAATTATTCTTTGATAATTATGGATGTTGATAATTTTAAAGATATAAATGATAAGTATGGTCACCAGGCTGGTGATGATGTAATAAAACATGTTGCTCAGACCATTAATAAAAGAACAAGAAAAAGTGATATTGTTGGTCGTTATGGTGGAGACGAATTTATTATTATTATTTTTAATGCTGAACAAAAAGATATTGAGAAAATAGCCAATAAAATAAAACGACAAATTGAAAAACCTTTTAAGAGCATACATGGTAAAATTAATATAACTGTATCTATGGGTATATATAATAAAGAAAAATCAGATGAAGGATCTGATTCACTGCTTAATGCAGATAAAGCTCTATATTATGTAAAAAATAATGGTAAAGGGAATATAAAAATTTATGATAGTGATAGTAAGTCCTTTAAATAG